The following proteins are encoded in a genomic region of Actinomycetota bacterium:
- the murI gene encoding glutamate racemase, with protein sequence MSDARPIGVFDSGSGGLTVARAILDSHPGESLLYVGDTARFPYGPRSLEEIRGYALEIAAYLVGRNVKMLVVACNSIEVAAIEEVTRAAGLPVVGVIDPGVRAAVRATHNGRVGLIGTEATVRSGAYERAVARTGQDIRLVSQACPVFVEYVERGDTASEELFGIARDYLAPLQAAGVDTLILGCTHYPLLAGLISFVMGPDVRLISSAEETAKDVFATLLRAGLLSSDGSYPSHEFVCTGDPVQFRRIAEVFLGPSIPEVRVAVPGGFQATAGVAPWS encoded by the coding sequence GTGAGCGATGCCCGCCCCATCGGCGTGTTCGACTCCGGCAGCGGCGGCCTGACCGTGGCGCGGGCCATCCTCGATTCCCACCCCGGGGAGTCGCTGCTGTACGTGGGCGACACCGCCCGGTTCCCGTATGGCCCCCGGTCCCTCGAGGAGATCCGGGGCTACGCCCTGGAGATCGCCGCGTACCTGGTGGGCCGGAACGTGAAGATGCTGGTGGTGGCCTGCAACTCGATCGAGGTGGCGGCCATCGAGGAGGTCACTCGGGCCGCCGGCCTTCCCGTGGTGGGGGTCATCGACCCTGGGGTCCGGGCCGCGGTCCGGGCCACGCACAACGGCCGGGTCGGCCTGATCGGGACCGAGGCCACCGTCCGCAGCGGCGCCTACGAGCGCGCGGTGGCCCGCACCGGGCAGGACATCCGGCTCGTCTCCCAGGCCTGTCCGGTCTTCGTGGAGTACGTGGAGCGCGGGGACACGGCCAGCGAGGAGCTGTTCGGGATCGCCCGCGACTACCTCGCGCCCCTCCAGGCGGCCGGCGTGGACACACTGATCCTCGGCTGCACGCACTACCCGTTGCTGGCCGGCCTGATCTCGTTCGTGATGGGGCCGGACGTGCGCCTGATCTCCTCGGCCGAGGAGACGGCGAAGGACGTGTTCGCCACCCTGCTCCGGGCGGGCCTTCTTTCCTCGGACGGCTCGTACCCCTCGCACGAGTTCGTATGCACCGGCGATCCCGTCCAGTTCCGGCGGATCGCGGAGGTCTTCCTGGGGCCGTCCATCCCGGAGGTCCGGGTCGCGGTGCCGGGCGGGTTCCAGGCCACGGCGGGGGTCGCCCCGTGGAGCTGA